One genomic region from Salvelinus fontinalis isolate EN_2023a chromosome 18, ASM2944872v1, whole genome shotgun sequence encodes:
- the LOC129814924 gene encoding mitochondrial import inner membrane translocase subunit Tim17-A has translation MEEYAREPCPWRIVDDCGGAFTMGAIGGGIFQAVKGFRNSPAGMSHRLKGSMTAIKTRAPQLGGSFAVWGGLFSMIDCGLVKVRGKEDPWNSITSGAMTGAILAARNGPVAMVGSAAMGGILLALIEGAGILLTRFASSQFPTGPQFAEEPAPMPAPSYGGDYRQYQ, from the exons ATGGAGGAATACGCACGGGAGCCATG TCCGTGGAGAATCGTGGACGACTGTGGGGGTGCTTTCACCATGGGGGCCATTGGAGGAGGGATCTTCCAGGCTGTCAAGGGCTTTAGAAATTCACCTGCA GGGATGAGCCACAGATTGAAAGGTAGCATGACAGCCATCAAGACCAGAGCCCCACAGTTGGGGG GTAGCTTTGCAGTATGGGGAGGCCTCTTCTCCATGATTGACTGTGGGTTGGTAAAGGTTCGGGGGAAAGAGGACCCCTGGAACTCCATCACAAGCGGGGCCATGACTGGAGCCATCCTCGCAGCAAGAA ATGGACCAGTGGCCATGGTAGGCTCTGCTGCAATGGGAGGTATACTACTGGCATTGATAGAGGGAGCTGGAATCCTGCTCACTAGATTTGCTTCGTCACAGTTCCCAACTG GTCCCCAGTTTGCTGAGGAGCCAGCACCCATGCCTGCCCCCTCCTAtggaggagactacagacagtacCAGTGA